AAAAATCGTCCTGCCCGCCTTCTCCCCCCTGATGAGCGGTAGCGATGTTCTGCAGGGAAACTTTCTGTCACCCATCCTTCAGAAGGCGAGGAAAATTGAGGTTTATGCGATTGAGGAGGAAGTTGTGTATCTAGGAAGTATCGAGGATTTACGAAAAATTATTTAGATTTTTAATTTTAAGTAGTTATTACGAAAAAGTATTAAGTAACTTTGTAAACACCCCTCTTATGGAATCAAGATTGCGAAGCTTGGCAGGATTTGTAGAAGCCCTCAAGGAAGCTTTGAGTTTCAAATTTAATGTTAACAGATTTGACCATAGATTGAAACTACAAAAACTAGTTTACATTTATAAGGCATTGGGCGGAAATCTGCTAGATTATGAGTTTAATCTATACCTGAGAGGTCCATATTCTCCAGAGCTAGCGGATGATTACTACCACCTATCTAATTCTGGAATGATTGGTGAGGTAGGGGGTCAACAGAAAGAGATTTTT
The nucleotide sequence above comes from Archaeoglobus fulgidus DSM 4304. Encoded proteins:
- a CDS encoding YwgA family protein, producing MESRLRSLAGFVEALKEALSFKFNVNRFDHRLKLQKLVYIYKALGGNLLDYEFNLYLRGPYSPELADDYYHLSNSGMIGEVGGQQKEIFLQDKIFRALVNIARDKDGTWLEIAATLLELKKVAESLAKLGITKEDFEMELVNLTYKRKPFASKNYIKTVLEELKKYGAI